Within the Natranaerovirga pectinivora genome, the region TTTTATTAATCTCCTTTTGTTTAGATCCACTTAACTTCCCTTGAATTTTTTCTCCGTCAAATAGTATTTCTCCTTCAGTTGCCTCATATAATCTTATAATGGTACGACCTGTAGTGGATTTACCTGAACCGGATTCACCTACTAAACCAAAAGTTTCTCCTTTATATATATCAAATGTTATGCCATCAACGGCCTTAACAATAGATTTATGCCCTAAATCGAAGTATTGCTTTAAATTCTTAACTTCTAGTAACTTTTTTTGTGCCATTACGTATTCTCTCCTTCCACAAGTTTCTGAACAGTTGATGGTGGGACCACTACTGGTGCACTTTCATGCAATAACCAAGTAACCACATAGTGTGTGTCAGAAACTTTATAAAGAGGCGGATCCATTTCAAAATCTATTTTAAGGGCATATTCACTTCTACGAGCAAATGCATCCCCCTTTGGTGGATTCATCAAATCAGGTGGTGACCCTGGAATTGAATACAGTTCTGCTTCATCAGAATCTAAGCTTGGCATTGATGCCAATAATCCCCAAGTATAAGGATGTCTTGGACGATAAAAAACATCATCTGCTGTACCAATTTCTACTACTTTACCAGCGTACATAACGGCAACTCTGTCTGCAACATTGGCTACAACCCCTAAATCATGGGTGATGAAAATAACAGAAACCCCTGTTTTTTCTTGAAGTTCTTTTATTAACTCAAGTATTTGTGCTTGTATGGTAACATCTAATGCCGTTGTTGGCTCATCTGCAATCAATATCTTAGGGTTACAGGACAGTGCTATGGCAATAACAATTCTTTGTCTCATACCACCAGAGAATTGATGGGGGTACTGTTTAAACCTTTTTTCGGGCTCACTAATGCCAACCAATTTAATTAATTCAAGGGCCTTAATCTTAGCTTCTTTTTTACTAAGACCTTGATGCTTAATAATACCTTCCATTATTTGCTTACCTATTGACATAACAGGATTTAACGAAGTCATAGGATCTTGAAAAATCATAGCAATTTCTTTGCCCCTTATTTTTTGCAAGTCCTTTTCTTTTAATTTTGTAAGGTCTTTATTATCAAACTTTATACTGCTTCCTTCTTTTATTTTACCGTTATCTGCTAAAATGCCCATTATTGTTTTAGAAGCAACTGATTTACCTGAACCTGATTCTCCAACAATGGCCAATGTTTCACCTTCATACAGATCAAAACTTACTCCTCTAACAGCCTCTACCTCACCGCCATAAGTAGCAAAGGAGACTTGTAAGTTATTCACTTCTAGAATTTTATTATTCATATTTATCCTCCTCTTTCTACTTATTACGCATCTTAGGATCTAGTGCATCTCTTAATCCATTAGCCAGTATATTAATACTTAACATTAACAAACATAATACTGCTGTAGGAATGAAAAGCATAGAGGGGTAAGATCTTAATGTAGAAACCCCATCACTGATTAATACCCCTAGGGATGCGTGAGGCGCTGGCACACCAAGGCCTATGAACGCTAAAAAGGCTTCATAAAAAATAGCACCTGGTATAGAAAATGTAATCATAATAATCACTTGTCCCACAATATTAGGCAGTAAGTGTTTTTTTATTAGTGAGAAGTTTGATGCACCTAAAGTTCTTGCAGCCAAAACATACTCTTGGGATTTAAGTTTTAAAAACTGAGCTCTCACAACCCTAGCCATTCCCATCCAACCTGTTATTGCTATGGCTAATGATATGGGTAAAATACCTGGATCCATAACTAAAATGAATAAGATAATAATAACCAAACTAGGAATACCACTTAGAATCTCTATAAATCGCATCATATACATATCTATTTTTCCACCAAAAAATCCAGCAATACTTCCATATATAACACCAATTAACATATCGATAATTGCCGCTAAAAGACCAATGTATAAGGAGATTCTTGCGCCATTCCATACCCTAGTCCATATATCCCTTGCCAAATCATCTGTTCCAAACCAAAAATAAGAATTATCTACACCCTTTACCACATAGGTATTTTCTCTAATTCTATAACTTGTTTGCGTAACAGCAATTTGATAAATCTTAGCGTTATTTTCTTCAATTACATTTAATATTTCATAGCTGCCTTCTGGGTATCTTCCAAGAGAGACTTCAGGCACTTCTAATGTATTTGTCGTCTCAATTGTACCTAGTAATGTATATTCATTTTCATTGTATTGGCTTAATCGATTGGCGCCAACATCTCTAATTAAAGTACCGTCAAAGATACCAATTTTTTCAAGAACTGGTATTCTTGGTGGTAAAAGGTTATTTCTACTGATAGGTTGAATCTGTCTATCATAACTATATTCATTCATATAGGGCCCAGCAATAGCCATAATAATAATGATTATCAAAGTAACCATCCCTATAATAGCACCTTTATTTTTTAGTAGTCTTTTTCTTGCATCCTGCCAATAAGTTAAGGATGGTCTTTCAATTTTTTCTTGTAAAGATAAGTCTATAGCTACACGTTCAAACATATCTTTGGATAAGTTCTTCATCCTACTTACCTCCTGACAATCTTATTCTTGGATCAATGATGCCATATAATATATCTACAATTAAGATAACGGAGATATATAAGAAGCTATAAAAAGCAGCAACGCCAAGTATTACAAAATAATCATTTCTTGTAATCCCTTCAACCAATAAGAAACTTACACCTGCTATGCCAAAGATTCTTTCCACAACAACAGACCCAGTTAATAGGGTAATGGTCATTGGCCCTAATATGGTAATAACAGGAATTAATGCATTTCTAAGAGAATGTCTCTTTATGACTTGACTATTAGATAATCCTTTTGCTTTTGCCAATAATGTATAATCACTACTTAAAACCTCTACTAATTCTGTTCTCATAAACCTGGCAGTAGAAGATATAACAAAAACAGACAAGGATATGGCTGGCAATATTAATGATCTAAAATCATCTCTAACATAGATAACAGGCAACCATCCTCCTCGAACACCTACCCAATATTGCAATAATGTGGCAAATACAAAAGATGGAACTGAAACCCCTACAATGGCTGTAATAGTGGTTAAATGATCCCAAGGGGTATTCCGTTTAATAGCTGACAAAGCCCCTAGAAAGATACCCATAAGGGTACCAAAAAATAAAGCCAATGCACCCACTTTTATGGTTACGGGTAATCTTGGTAATATCAAATCTCTAAAAACCTCTTGATTGTCATAGGTAAAGGAAACCCCAAAATCTCCTCTAAGCACATTGCCCATATAATTGATATATTGAATATGAAAAGGCTCATCTAAACCATACTTTTCATTTAATATTCTAATTTGGTTTTGACTAAGTTTATCATCTTTAAATGGTGTTCCAGGCATAAATTGCAGCAATAAAAATGTAATGGATATAATGATAAATAATGTTATAAACCCATAAAATAATCTTTGTGATATATATCTTAACAAATTAGTACACCTCCACTTAATGTTTAAAAATACTTATCCTTTAACTTTCCTATCTCACAAGAAAGGGACTTGGTGTCATTTTCTTGTGAGATAGGAAAGAATTTTTGTTATAAAAATAGCTTTCCTTGTAGAAAAAACGCCCTGTATCTTAACAAGACGTTTCTTCTGTATACCTCATCTAATATACAATACTTATCTATTGTTAATATTAAAATCGATATAGAATATTACAGGTTCTTCTTCTCTTATGAAATTAGGATCTTCAATATATTTCTCAACAAAATCTTGAGACAATCTTACACGATCAATTTCTCCTGTTTCAAATAAGTTTACACTTGTTGCAACATCTTTAATTATTCTAAAGTTAATTCTATCCATTTTAACTTCATCGGCACCATAATAATTTGGGTTTTTAATAAATTCAAAACCATATCCAATTTGCCAATTGCTTAATACAAATGGTCCATTGTATAATGTTGTATCAACTGATGTACCAAATCTATCTCCCATTGCTTCTGCAAAATCTTCGTTAATTGGATAAAAACTTGGGAAAGCCATCATATTTAAGAAATATGGTACCGGTGTTTCTAATGTTACTTCTAAAGTATATTCATCAATAGCTCTAACGCCTAACTCTTCTAATGCTACTTCACCATTCATCACTGCTGATGCATTTTTAATACCTGCTGTTTCTAACATAAAGGCATATTGTGCACCTGTATTTGGGTTACCTAATCTTCTCCAAGAGTAAACAAAATCGTGAGCTGTTACTTGATCACCGTTTGACCAAACAGAATCATCTCTTAAATCAAAGATATAAGTTAATCCATCTTCACTTACTTCATATCCTGTTGCAATAGCTAGCTCAAGAACATCGTTCTCTCCTAACATAAATAACCCTTCATTTACATTTGCCATTGCTTGGAATGATACTGCATCTGTTGCTTTATTTATATCCATTGTTGGGATATCAGATGTTTCTACTAATCTAATTACTTTTTCACCATTAACTAGGCGAGTTGTATCTGCAGCTTTAAAAGTATAATCTCCACCGAAGTTATGTTTTCTGATACCTGTTACATATGGTTGTTCTACAATAGAACGTCCTCTTTGATAAACAGGTGCGATTACTGCATCTTCGAATAAGATTCTTTCTGTTTCTTGTAATAATTGCCATCTTGCTATAAGATCAGTTACTAAATCACCTGATTTTGCTCTTCTTATATTTTCATCGAATTGACTGTTTGAGTATTTGGCATCGTTGTAACCACCATCTGTAACAAACATATCTAAGAATGTCATTGGATCTTGGTAGTCAGGACCCCAACCTGCAAGATTAAGATCAAACTGGCCATTTCTAGCCATTTCTAATTTATTTTCAAATGGTTGTTGAACAATTCTTACACTTAGACCTGGTAAATATTCTTGTAATTGTCCTTGAATAAACTCAGAAATTCTTCTTCCATTGTCATTATCAAAAGTTAGGAAATCAAGGTTTACTTTTCCAAATTTTAATTCTTCTTTTGCTAAATTCCAGTAATTTAATGCTTCTTCCGAGTTGAATACGTTCATTTCTGAGTAAGCATTTCTAAAGTCATTTCCTTCTTCATCGTGAACCATATTTAATGGAACAAAGAAGTTAGCTGGTACTGACCCGTTTCTTAATATTTGATCTGTAATATAAAGCTTATCAAATGCCATTGAGATTGCTTTACGGGCATTTACATTTTGAAGCAATTCTGCTCCTGTAATTTCAACATTTTCATAAGGATTATTAGATTGAACATTAGTTGCTTTTTCTGCACAACCAGATATTACAGCTACTAACATCATAATTGCTAAAATAAGAGATAATCTCTTTTTCATCGTACCATTCCTTTCAAGTTGTAAGTTCTAGTTATTTTAAGTACTTTTTGTCGAATTTTGTTCGACACCTGAGTTATTATATCAGCTATTTTTTATAAATGCAATTAATATTGCATATTTTCGCGTCTGTCAAATACTGTATCTATGGGATTTATCCCATTATTCCAAATAACACTTTGTCTTGATAAATAAAATATGAATTATTTCCTTCATTTTTTAATTGTTGACTTTATATGGATTACTTAGGTTTATATATATAAACAGTTGACTTTAGAGTTAAAATAACATAAATTTGATTTAGTGGTGTAAACTATATCTGTAAAGGAGTTGTTATTATGGAGATTGAAAGAAAATATCTTATAAATAATTTAGATACCGTTGGTAATCTTTCTTTATTAAAGTATGATGTAATAGAGCAAGGGTATCTTTGCACTGAACCTGTTATACGTATTAGAAAACAATCCCAAGACTACTATTTGACTTATAAGTCTAAGGGGTTACTCCAGAGGGAAGAGATTAATGAAAAGATTAGTGATAAGACTTACAGTCATTTGAAAGAGAAGATTGATTTTAATCTTATTGAAAAGACTCGGTATTATATTCCTTTTGATAATGGGTTAGTTGGGGAATTGGATGTTTTTGAGGGTAAGCTTAAGGGTTTGATGGTTATAGAAGTGGAGTTTAAGTCTTTGGATGAGGCTGATGAGTTTGTGCCTCCTGAGTGGTTTGGGCGGGAAGTTACTTTTGAGGGGGCGTTTCAGAATAATCAGTTGGTTAGGTTAGAGTCTTTATCAGGGCTTTTCTTGTAGAACCTTTTGAAATTCAATTTTTATTGGGCCGTATGAGTGCCTGAGGGATATACCGCTAGTTCCATTAGATATTTTTTGAAAACCTAAGTGCATTACAATAGATATCCCTCAGTCGCTCATACTGTTTTCGTGGTTTTTTATTGTACGTTAAATGTATGTTCCACCTTTATATCTTTTAATAATTTACAATATACCTTCCGCTACACTACAGGCACAATGTTCCAATGAAAAAGTAAATACCAAATCCTTGCACGCAAGTTTTCAAATTACATTTTCATATTAAATATTTTTACATAGCAAAAAACACTGTCCTATTTCATACAGTGTTTTTTAGTGTGCGGGTAGAGGGAGTCGAACCCCCACGCCGAAGGCACTAGATCCTAAGTCTAGCGCGTCTGCCAATTCCGCCATACCCGCAAGGCAATTTGTTTTTTTTGGAAATAAGTGAGTCACCCGGGGCTCGAACCCGGGACAACTGGATTAAAAGTCCAGTGCTCTACCAGCTGAGCTAGTAACCCACGTAACTGGGTAGGAAGGATTCGAACCTTCGCATGCAGCAGTCAAAGTGCTGTGCCTTACCGCTTGGCGACTACCCATTGTTAAAGTGTTTTAAGGGTGAGTAATGGGATTCGAACCCACGGCCTCTAGAGCCACAATCTAGCGCTCTAACCAACTGAGCTATACCCACCGCATAGAATACTATTTAAACATATTATATATAAAATGTCAAGCATTTTTTATATAAAACGTGCCTGCAGGGATTCGAACCCCGGACACGTGGCTTAGAAGGCCACTGCTCTATCCTACTGAGCTACAGGCACACATACACAAAGTTATGTGTGAAGCGGGTGATGGGAATCGAACCCACGTATCCAGCTTGGAAGGCTGGTGTTCTACCATTGAACTACACCCGCAGAACCAATCGGGGTGACAGGATTCGAACCTGCGACCTCTTGAACCCAAATCAAGCGCTCTAGCCAAGCTGAGCCACACCCCGTTTGTTTTGCTATCTTTGACGCAAGAGTAATTATACAATGCAGCAAAACAAATGTCAACACTTAATCTTATTTTTTTTTATTTTTTTTGTAAATGTCAAGAGAAACCTTTAAAAACCTGGTTTTTTCAACTCATTATTCTTTATTTTTTTCTTGAAAATTCCTATTTGTTAAGTTTTTTATATCTTAATTTTTTATAATAATCTTCTAGAAAAACCATGTTTATTTTATAAAACTCTCAATGATTGCTTGTATATTATTACTATTATCTATACTAATAATACCATAAGAAAGTTTATTTCCTCCTCTAGGAGATGATATACTTCCTGGATTCATAAGTATGATTTCATCTTCATCTAGATATGGTATATGTGTATGTCCAAAAAGAACTATATCTGCATTCTGTCTTTTTCCAGTTTTTTTTATAGTACTATATTCCCATTTTACATTGTATTGATGGCCATGGGTTAAAAAAATCCGCTTATTTTTGTATTCAATTATTTTTTCTTTAGGGTACTTTGAAATAAAATCACAATTCCCTGCAATATATTCAATTTTAATTTCTTCTATTATCTCTAAGGTTTCTGCATCTCTTACTAAGTCACCTAAATGTATTATTAAATCAATGTTTTTGTTGTTTTTAATTATTTGTAAAACATTATCAATTTTTCCATGAGTATCACTAATCACTAGTATGCTCATTTTTTTTCTCCTAAATACTTATTTAATTCTTTTTTCATCAATTCTAATGCTTTTCCTCTATGGCTTATTTTATTTTTTAATGCCGGTGACATCTCAGCTGTTGTACAATTATATTCTGGCACATAAAAAATAGGGTCATATCCAAAACCTTGGTCCCCTTTTATGTCATAGTCTATAATACCTTCTATAACGCCCCTTGTTGTAAATGTTTTTCCATCAGGGAAAACTGTTGCTATCACACTAACAAATCTAGCCGTTCTTTTTTCCTCTGGAACGTCCTTTAATATATCTAGAATCATTTGATTTTTTATGTTATAAGGGGTATCTTCTCCACCATATCTAGCAGAGTAAACACCTGGTTTTTTATCCATATAATCTACTTCAAGACCTGAATCATCTGCCATTACGATGCTACCAGTATGTTCCATAATCTCTTTTGCTTTTTTTATGGCATTTTCTTCAAAAGTTAATCCATCTTCTTCAACATCTAAATCTATTCCTGCTTCTTTTAATGAAACAATCTCAATATTAGAATCCTCTAATATCATTCTGATTTCTTTCATCTTTCCCTCATTTTTTGTTGCAAATATGATCTTATATTTCATTTGCTATATCTCCTAGTACTTCTTTTTGCTTTTCAATTAATTCTTGTATCCCTTTTTCAGCAAGTTCTAGTAACTCATTTAACTGATTTCTATTAAAGGGTGCTTCTTCCCCTGTACCTTGTATTTCAATATATTCATTATTTGTCATCACAACATTCATATCTACCTGTGCTTTGCTGTCTTCACTATAGCATAAATCTAATAAGCCTTCTGATCCAACAATCCCTACACTGGTTGCTGCTACGAAAGATTTAAGAGGTATTTTTTTAATAAGTCCTTTTTTCTTTAAATGATTACAAGCTAAGGCTAGTGCAACGAATGCTCCTGTAATACTTGCTGTTCTAGTACCACCATCTGCTTGAATGACGTCACAATCTATGGTTATGGTTCTTTCCCCTAATGCTTTATTATCAACCACAGACCTTAAAGCCCTACCAATTAACCTTGATATTTCAACTGATCTTTTGTTTTGTTTTAATCGATTGATGTCTCTACCATTTCTATCATGTGTGGCTCTAGGCAACATATCATATTCTGCCGTTACCCATCCTTCTCCTGAATCTTTCTTAAAAGGAGGGACTCTTTCTTCTACCGTTGCATTACATATTACTTTTGTATCTCCCATTTCTATTAAGACAGATCCTTCTGGATATTTAATATAGTCTTTATAAAAAGTTACAGGTCTTAATTCATTACTTTTTCTTCCATCAATTCTTGGCATATTATTTTTTTCCTTTCATTCCATTGCTCTCTTGTATATTGATTAATAACAGTACCTTCTCTAAAATACGCTTCTCCATAAATATTTATAGTAACCCTATTAATCTCGTCTACAGAAAATAGTGTTGATAATAATTGATTTACCAAATCCCATTCCCAACTATTACCACCATAATTCATTATATCATTTGTCACTGTAAGTTCAAGATGCTGATCCTTATAATCTAAATAAATAATTTCTGGGGTACCTGGTATTAAAGAGATATACTCATCTTCATTATTAAATAAATTATCACAAAGTATTCTTACCTTACTTTCAACGGTTAATTCATCCCCTAAGCTAATTTGTACAGGATAAAGCCTATAATTAATTTCTTCATTTACTGTTATGTATTCTTCATAAAAATACACAAAAAATTCATTCCTTGATGTCTGACTATCTTGATTTAAAATATTAAACAAAAACATAAATACATAAAAAACAATCATTTATCTCCACCCCAATATGTAAATTATTGTTAACTATTCCATTTTATTACATTTATACCTTTTGGACAAGTATATAATAATAAAATAAAATTCATATTGTCATTATTCTCATATATTTATGAAGTTATACCCCTACTTTTTATTTCATATAATCCTTTTTTGGGAAGAGCTACCTTCAAGAAATTACTGCTGGTTTCTAAAAAAAGCTAATCCATGGCTTGTACCATGAATTAGCTTTTTATTATCTTTTAGTTGGATACCTTTGGAATGTTTCAAGGATTGCAAGATATAGTGATGTTGCTGAATTTTTTAAAAACTGTTCATCTTTTAACTTAGCTGCATCAGCTTCATTAGAGATAAAACCAATTTCTACTAAAACAGCTGGCATATTGGTATTATTAAGAACAAAAATATTTTCTCTTGGCTTTAATCCCCTACTATTCATTTTCAATGTATTAATCATTGAATTTTGAAAAATTCTTGCTACTGTTTCTGTATTAACTCCATTAATCACTTTAGGGCAATACAATGTTTCTAACCCATTGGCTGAAGTGCCTTCATGTGCATTATTATGTATGCTTAAAAATAAATCTGCTTCCACTTCATTAGCTAAATCAGTACGTTGTCGCAATGTTGGATAAGTATCCTCTAATCTTGTATAATAGGCTTTAATTGACGGATTTTTATCCATTAATTGCTTTAAGTATAATGTTATTTTAAGAGTTAATTCTTTTTCTACTAAACCATTATTTTTTCTAATAGCACCTGGATCGCCACCACCGTGCCCTGCATCAATGACAATAATTTTATCATACTTATCTTTAGGTAAATATGCTTTTATAACTAGATTATCCTTTTCTTCTATTACATCAAATGCATATATCCTATTAGACGTTATATTAAGTACTGTATTCCCTTTTTCATTTAATGTAAAATACAGTTGATCAATTCTTGAGTCATTTACTTCTAATGTACCACTACCATATAAAGCTAAATGATTCCCTGGTATTTCAATGGTAAATTTCTTTTGATTGTATATATCATTTAACTTTAATTGATTCATTGTAATACCCTTTGGTTTTGCAATGGTAATAGCAGGTACAATATGATTCTCATATTTTATATTTTTATATCCAGGTTCTTGTATTTGTATCATTGTACTATTATTTTCTTTCGTAATCTCAAAATCTGTTTGTCCATCGGTAACTAAAACAATTCTAGTTGTATTTTCATCGAATTGAGCCGTTCTTACTTCTCTAATATATTGACCTTCAACAACAGCTGTTTTAAAAGTCAATCCAGAAGTTGTATTAGGCATATCAATAACCAATCGATCTGGGTTACTTAATCGAAAAATATTTACATCCGGTGCTAAAAATCCTGTTGTTTTAATAAAATCTCCTTTATCGTTTTGTCCTATCTCCATTAACTCAACAATATTATTTAAGACAGTTACTCTTATTTCTTTTCTATCTTCTGATAAAGAGACATTAAAGTTGACACTGCTTTGCTTTTTGTCAAAAACTACTCTTGTTACCATTGGAACTAATTTAAATTGGCTTGATCTAATTCTGGAAATATATCTATCCTTATACTCTACCTCACTTGCCAATCTCGATTCAGCATTATTAATATCAATAACCATTCTATCTTCCAAAGCTAATTTATCAAATGAGCTTATGGGTCCAGTGGCTTTAATAATAAACTGACTCATATTATGTAACTCTTTATGCTCAATAGATGCAATTTTTACAACACCATAATTTTCTCTTGTCATTGGCTCTTCATTATATAACTTAAGTATTTCTGCTATATTGTCATTTTCTGCTATCCACATCAGTGGATTATTAGCTAATGGCGTTGGCAAAGGCCTTTTTGCTTCTTTACTTTCTAGATCAATAATTTCGCTCTCTTGTTTAGGATCCAATTCGTTTTTTTCTTTTTCAAGGTTATTTTCGCTACTACTATCTGTAGATAAGATTGCTATATATTCATTAGCATCCCAATCAACTTCAACTCCCATAGTTTCAGATACAAACCTTATTGGAATCATTGTTTTTGCGTATTCTTT harbors:
- a CDS encoding ABC transporter ATP-binding protein, which codes for MNNKILEVNNLQVSFATYGGEVEAVRGVSFDLYEGETLAIVGESGSGKSVASKTIMGILADNGKIKEGSSIKFDNKDLTKLKEKDLQKIRGKEIAMIFQDPMTSLNPVMSIGKQIMEGIIKHQGLSKKEAKIKALELIKLVGISEPEKRFKQYPHQFSGGMRQRIVIAIALSCNPKILIADEPTTALDVTIQAQILELIKELQEKTGVSVIFITHDLGVVANVADRVAVMYAGKVVEIGTADDVFYRPRHPYTWGLLASMPSLDSDEAELYSIPGSPPDLMNPPKGDAFARRSEYALKIDFEMDPPLYKVSDTHYVVTWLLHESAPVVVPPSTVQKLVEGENT
- the opp3C gene encoding oligopeptide ABC transporter permease; the protein is MKNLSKDMFERVAIDLSLQEKIERPSLTYWQDARKRLLKNKGAIIGMVTLIIIIIMAIAGPYMNEYSYDRQIQPISRNNLLPPRIPVLEKIGIFDGTLIRDVGANRLSQYNENEYTLLGTIETTNTLEVPEVSLGRYPEGSYEILNVIEENNAKIYQIAVTQTSYRIRENTYVVKGVDNSYFWFGTDDLARDIWTRVWNGARISLYIGLLAAIIDMLIGVIYGSIAGFFGGKIDMYMMRFIEILSGIPSLVIIILFILVMDPGILPISLAIAITGWMGMARVVRAQFLKLKSQEYVLAARTLGASNFSLIKKHLLPNIVGQVIIMITFSIPGAIFYEAFLAFIGLGVPAPHASLGVLISDGVSTLRSYPSMLFIPTAVLCLLMLSINILANGLRDALDPKMRNK
- a CDS encoding ABC transporter permease; its protein translation is MLRYISQRLFYGFITLFIIISITFLLLQFMPGTPFKDDKLSQNQIRILNEKYGLDEPFHIQYINYMGNVLRGDFGVSFTYDNQEVFRDLILPRLPVTIKVGALALFFGTLMGIFLGALSAIKRNTPWDHLTTITAIVGVSVPSFVFATLLQYWVGVRGGWLPVIYVRDDFRSLILPAISLSVFVISSTARFMRTELVEVLSSDYTLLAKAKGLSNSQVIKRHSLRNALIPVITILGPMTITLLTGSVVVERIFGIAGVSFLLVEGITRNDYFVILGVAAFYSFLYISVILIVDILYGIIDPRIRLSGGK
- a CDS encoding ABC transporter substrate-binding protein; protein product: MKKRLSLILAIMMLVAVISGCAEKATNVQSNNPYENVEITGAELLQNVNARKAISMAFDKLYITDQILRNGSVPANFFVPLNMVHDEEGNDFRNAYSEMNVFNSEEALNYWNLAKEELKFGKVNLDFLTFDNDNGRRISEFIQGQLQEYLPGLSVRIVQQPFENKLEMARNGQFDLNLAGWGPDYQDPMTFLDMFVTDGGYNDAKYSNSQFDENIRRAKSGDLVTDLIARWQLLQETERILFEDAVIAPVYQRGRSIVEQPYVTGIRKHNFGGDYTFKAADTTRLVNGEKVIRLVETSDIPTMDINKATDAVSFQAMANVNEGLFMLGENDVLELAIATGYEVSEDGLTYIFDLRDDSVWSNGDQVTAHDFVYSWRRLGNPNTGAQYAFMLETAGIKNASAVMNGEVALEELGVRAIDEYTLEVTLETPVPYFLNMMAFPSFYPINEDFAEAMGDRFGTSVDTTLYNGPFVLSNWQIGYGFEFIKNPNYYGADEVKMDRINFRIIKDVATSVNLFETGEIDRVRLSQDFVEKYIEDPNFIREEEPVIFYIDFNINNR
- a CDS encoding CYTH domain-containing protein, with protein sequence MEIERKYLINNLDTVGNLSLLKYDVIEQGYLCTEPVIRIRKQSQDYYLTYKSKGLLQREEINEKISDKTYSHLKEKIDFNLIEKTRYYIPFDNGLVGELDVFEGKLKGLMVIEVEFKSLDEADEFVPPEWFGREVTFEGAFQNNQLVRLESLSGLFL
- a CDS encoding metallophosphoesterase, which encodes MSILVISDTHGKIDNVLQIIKNNKNIDLIIHLGDLVRDAETLEIIEEIKIEYIAGNCDFISKYPKEKIIEYKNKRIFLTHGHQYNVKWEYSTIKKTGKRQNADIVLFGHTHIPYLDEDEIILMNPGSISSPRGGNKLSYGIISIDNSNNIQAIIESFIK
- a CDS encoding XTP/dITP diphosphatase, producing the protein MKYKIIFATKNEGKMKEIRMILEDSNIEIVSLKEAGIDLDVEEDGLTFEENAIKKAKEIMEHTGSIVMADDSGLEVDYMDKKPGVYSARYGGEDTPYNIKNQMILDILKDVPEEKRTARFVSVIATVFPDGKTFTTRGVIEGIIDYDIKGDQGFGYDPIFYVPEYNCTTAEMSPALKNKISHRGKALELMKKELNKYLGEKK
- the rph gene encoding ribonuclease PH — protein: MPRIDGRKSNELRPVTFYKDYIKYPEGSVLIEMGDTKVICNATVEERVPPFKKDSGEGWVTAEYDMLPRATHDRNGRDINRLKQNKRSVEISRLIGRALRSVVDNKALGERTITIDCDVIQADGGTRTASITGAFVALALACNHLKKKGLIKKIPLKSFVAATSVGIVGSEGLLDLCYSEDSKAQVDMNVVMTNNEYIEIQGTGEEAPFNRNQLNELLELAEKGIQELIEKQKEVLGDIANEI
- a CDS encoding N-acetylmuramoyl-L-alanine amidase, which codes for MNFKRILGFMLAILLFIQYIPTEVFANTGMFIEYNGQVHRYNSRVVRVVINDKEVQTGDMPGIIVDSRTLVPAREVFESESMGAKVDWINDTQEVLITYEDKEIRLKINSNIAHVNNQPVTLDVPAKLIRDTSKEYAKTMIPIRFVSETMGVEVDWDANEYIAILSTDSSSENNLEKEKNELDPKQESEIIDLESKEAKRPLPTPLANNPLMWIAENDNIAEILKLYNEEPMTRENYGVVKIASIEHKELHNMSQFIIKATGPISSFDKLALEDRMVIDINNAESRLASEVEYKDRYISRIRSSQFKLVPMVTRVVFDKKQSSVNFNVSLSEDRKEIRVTVLNNIVELMEIGQNDKGDFIKTTGFLAPDVNIFRLSNPDRLVIDMPNTTSGLTFKTAVVEGQYIREVRTAQFDENTTRIVLVTDGQTDFEITKENNSTMIQIQEPGYKNIKYENHIVPAITIAKPKGITMNQLKLNDIYNQKKFTIEIPGNHLALYGSGTLEVNDSRIDQLYFTLNEKGNTVLNITSNRIYAFDVIEEKDNLVIKAYLPKDKYDKIIVIDAGHGGGDPGAIRKNNGLVEKELTLKITLYLKQLMDKNPSIKAYYTRLEDTYPTLRQRTDLANEVEADLFLSIHNNAHEGTSANGLETLYCPKVINGVNTETVARIFQNSMINTLKMNSRGLKPRENIFVLNNTNMPAVLVEIGFISNEADAAKLKDEQFLKNSATSLYLAILETFQRYPTKR